One genomic window of Panicum hallii strain FIL2 chromosome 6, PHallii_v3.1, whole genome shotgun sequence includes the following:
- the LOC112897994 gene encoding putative disease resistance protein RGA3 isoform X2, with protein MKDLKVVAYHADDVLDDFHYEALRHKAHAGDSTTWKVLRYFTYHNPHLFRFKMSRKLKNVLDKINDLVAEMNTFGLVEHTEVPEVLCRQTHSGLEEPAEIFGRDDDKDMVVKVLLNQQAQLNVQVLPIIGMGGLGKTTLAKLVYNDCRIQKYFELKMWHCVSENFKPIAVVKSVIELATNGRCDLPDTIELLRGKLQEVIGRKRFLLALDDVWNEERHRWEDDLKPLLCSSIGGPGSVIVITSRSHRVAFIAGTLPPHELECLSEVDSWKLFSKRAFSKGVQEQAQLVTIGRYIVRRCKGLPLALKTMGGLMSSKQDVQEWEAMIESNMGDNIRGKDEIMSILKLSYRHLSPEMKQCFAFFAVFPKDYEIEKDKLIQMWMANNFIHEEGTMDLYQKGEFIFNHLIWRSFIQEVTLVERIPDSDGPTRYLIRNGCKLHDLMHDLAIYVSDECATADGLIQQKASINDVRHLNISSANDLEQIGGLFKGTTSLRTLFMPSNSRQGLVDTKLVSLRVLCCPCVIHDQLMQTTHLRYLDLSWSGIVRLPDSVCKLYNLQLLRLNNCSRLRYLPEGMATMRNLSHLYLLGCHRLQRMPPKLSLLHNLHTLTTFIVGTEDGYGIDELKDLRQVGNRLELYNLRNVGSMSKANLHEKQNLSELLFFWGRGCTYMPTNAAVPNEIKVLQSLVPHPHSELRILEMHGYRGPTIAQWMRDPKMFQCLRELRISNCPRCMDFPVVWLSSSLEFLFLSHMYNLTTLCNSTHVGAAGHNTSPQIFPKLKRMELNDLPELATWAENSAGESRRMVMFPQLEELIIWRCHKLASLPESSVLKRLECRGDSANGVVPMSMPLRSWPSLVHLKIELLADVWIPLEDQQGCRKSQRPLGTLRSLELMNDDGFISVFNLSKLRHGLQNCLAFLEELSISSWSYIVCWPVEEFRCLPRLRSLRISDCRKLEGKGSSKEILQLPQLERLRIICCDSLLEIPKLPTSLEEMNIFWCPRLVALPSNLGNLPKLRKISVSSCRGLQALPDGMDRLTSLEVLVLSKCPGIKEFPQGLLQRLPALKSIGIDGCPDLQRHCREGGQYFGLVSSIPEKNIPTAELETKNPETRNFIKTCLHFAKL; from the coding sequence ATGAAGGACCTCAAGGTTGTTGCCTACCATGCCGATGATGTCCTCGACGACTTCCATTATGAGGCGCTACGCCACAAGGCTCATGCTGGGGATTCCACCACGTGGAAGGTACTGAGGTACTTTACCTACCACAACCCGCATCTGTTCCGGTTTAAAATGAGCAGGAAACTCAAGAATGTGCTAGACAAGATTAATGATCTTGTTGCCGAGATGAACACGTTTGGTCTTGTGGAGCACACAGAGGTGCCAGAAGTTCTTTGTCGGCAGACACACTCAGGACTGGAGGAGCCTGCAGAGATCTTTGGCAGAGATGATGACAAGGATATGGTGGTCAAAGTGTTGCTCAACCAGCAAGCTCAGTTGAATGTGCAGGTGCTCCCCATCATAGGAATGGGAGGTTTGGGCAAGACCACTCTAGCCAAGTTGGTTTACAACGACTGCAGGATTCAGAAGTACTTTGAGTTAAAGATGTGGCATTGTGTGTCTGAAAACTTTAAACCCATTGCAGTTGTGAAATCTGTCATTGAACTAGCTACGAATGGCAGATGTGACCTGCCTGACACCATTGAACTGTTGCGAGGAAAATTGCAGGAAGTCATTGGCCGGAAAAGGTTCCTGCTGGCTCTGGACGATGTGTGGAATGAAGAGCGACACAGGTGGGAAGACGACCTTAAGCCACTATTGTGCTCATCTATTGGTGGGCCAGGAAGCGTGATAGTTATCACAAGTCGAAGCCATCGAGTGGCCTTTATAGCGGGCACCCTTCCACCCCATGAGTTAGAATGTTTGAGTGAAGTTGATTCGTGGAAATTGTTCTCAAAGAGAGCATTTAGTAAAGGAGTACAAGAGCAAGCACAACTCGTCACAATAGGAAGATACATTGTCAGAAGGTGCAAGGGACTGCCTCTTGCTCTAAAGACAATGGGTGGTTTGATGAGTTCAAAACAAGATGTCCAGGAATGGGAGGCCATGATAGAAAGCAATATGGGTGATAATATTAGAGGGAAAGATGAAATAATGTCCATACTAAAATTGAGCTATAGGCATTTGTCACCTGAAATGAAGCAATGTTTTGCCTTCTTTGCAGTTTTCCCTAAGGACTATGAGATAGAGAAGGATAAATTGATCCAAATGTGGATGGCAAACAATTTCATTCATGAAGAGGGAACCATGGATTTGTACCAGAAAGGTGAATTCATTTTCAATCATTTGATCTGGAGATCATTTATTCAAGAGGTAACATTAGTGGAGCGAATCCCTGATTCAGATGGCCCAACACGATATCTAATACGCAATGGATGTAAACTGCATGACTTGATGCATGACTTAGCAATATATGTCTCAGATGAATGTGCAACAGCAGATGGGTTAATTCAGCAGAAAGCATCAATAAATGATGTTCGCCACTTGAACATTTCTAGCGCTAATGACTTGGAACAAATCGGTGGTTTATTCAAAGGCACAACATCTCTCCGTACTTTGTTTATGCCATCGAATTCACGTCAGGGTTTGGTGGATACAAAACTGGTGTCGCTAAGAGTGTTGTGCTGTCCATGTGTCATCCATGACCAGCTGATGCAAACAACACATTTGCGATATCTCGATCTTTCCTGGTCAGGCATTGTTAGATTGCCAGATTCAGTATGTAAGTTGTATAACTTACAGTTGCTGAGGCTTAACAATTGCTCTAGGCTACGATATTTACCAGAAGGTATGGCAACTATGAGGAACCTTAGCCATCTTTATCTTTTGGGATGTCATAGATTGCAACGTATGCCTCCCAAACTTAGTCTCCTGCACAACCTTCACACTTTGACAACATTTATTGTGGGCACTGAAGATGGCTATGGAATTGATGAGCTCAAAGACCTGCGGCAGGTTGGCAACAGGTTGGAATTGTACAACTTGAGAAACGTAGGGAGTATGTCAAAGgccaatctccatgagaaacagAATCTAAGTGAACTGTTGTTCTTCTGGGGCCGTGGCTGTACTTACATGCCCACAAATGCTGCTGTCCCTAATGAGATAAAAGTACTGCAATCCCTTGTGCCACATCCACATAGTGAGCTTAGAATCTTGGAGATGCATGGGTACCGTGGCCCCACAATTGCACAATGGATGAGAGATCCTAAAATGTTCCAATGCCTAAGAGAACTCCGTATTTCCAATTGCCCGAGATGTATGGATTTCCCAGTAGTATGGTTATCATCCTCTCTTGAGTTTTTGTTTCTATCCCACATGTACAACCTGACCACATTATGCAATAGCACCCATGTGGGTGCTGCAGGACACAATACCTCTCCTCAAATTTTCCCAAAGTTAAAGAGGATGGAGTTAAATGATTTGCCGGAGTTGGCAACATGGGCAGAAAACAGTGCAGGAGAGTCTAGACGCATGGTGATGTTTCCCCAGCTCGAAGAGCTAATAATCTGGCGTTGCCATAAACTTGCAAGTCTTCCGGAGAGCTCAGTTCTCAAACGTCTAGAGTGTAGGGGTGACTCTGCAAACGGTGTTGTTCCTATGAGCATGCCTTTGCGCTCTTGGCCATCTCTTGTCCACTTGAAGATTGAGTTGCTAGCAGACGTGTGGATACCTCTGGAGGATCAGCAAGGCTGTAGGAAAAGCCAAAGACCTCTGGGCACACTGCGATCCTTGGAGCTAATGAATGATGACGGCTTCATTTCAGTTTTCAACTTGTCAAAACTGCGACATGGGCTTCAGAACTGCTTGGCCTTCCTGGAAGAATTGTCTATCTCATCATGGTCCTATATTGTCTGTTGGCCGGTGGAGGAGTTCCGATGCTTGCCTCGCCTTAGATCTCTGCGTATTTCGGATTGTAGGAAGCTGGAAGGGAAGGGCTCATCCAAGGAAATCCTTCAGCTGCCCCAGCTGGAAAGGTTAAGGATAATATGTTGTGACAGCTTGCTCGAGATTCCAAAGTTGCCCACGTCCCTTGAGGAAATGAATATCTTTTGGTGTCCACGGTTGGTGGCGCTGCCTTCAAACCTCGGAAATCTGCCAAAGCTGAGGAAAATATCTGTAAGCTCCTGCCGTGGGCTACAAGCACTGCCTGATGGGATGGACAGACTCACTTCCCTTGAGGTACTGGTGCTTAGTAAGTGTCCAGGCATAAAGGAATTTCCGCAGGGTCTCCTCCAGCGGCTCCCAGCCCTCAAATCCATAGGCATAGATGGCTGTCCCGACCTGCAAAGACATTGCAGAGAAGGGGGACAGTATTTTGGCTTGGTCTCTTCTATTCCAGAGAAAAACATTCCCACAGCAGAACTTGAAACAAAGAACCCTGAAACTAGGAACTTCATAAAAACGTGCCTCCACTTCGCGAAACTATGA
- the LOC112897994 gene encoding putative disease resistance protein RGA3 isoform X1, protein MAESLLLPVVSGVLGKAASALVQSFARICGVDDDRCKLERQLLTVKSLLSDAEVKSETNPAIRRWMKDLKVVAYHADDVLDDFHYEALRHKAHAGDSTTWKVLRYFTYHNPHLFRFKMSRKLKNVLDKINDLVAEMNTFGLVEHTEVPEVLCRQTHSGLEEPAEIFGRDDDKDMVVKVLLNQQAQLNVQVLPIIGMGGLGKTTLAKLVYNDCRIQKYFELKMWHCVSENFKPIAVVKSVIELATNGRCDLPDTIELLRGKLQEVIGRKRFLLALDDVWNEERHRWEDDLKPLLCSSIGGPGSVIVITSRSHRVAFIAGTLPPHELECLSEVDSWKLFSKRAFSKGVQEQAQLVTIGRYIVRRCKGLPLALKTMGGLMSSKQDVQEWEAMIESNMGDNIRGKDEIMSILKLSYRHLSPEMKQCFAFFAVFPKDYEIEKDKLIQMWMANNFIHEEGTMDLYQKGEFIFNHLIWRSFIQEVTLVERIPDSDGPTRYLIRNGCKLHDLMHDLAIYVSDECATADGLIQQKASINDVRHLNISSANDLEQIGGLFKGTTSLRTLFMPSNSRQGLVDTKLVSLRVLCCPCVIHDQLMQTTHLRYLDLSWSGIVRLPDSVCKLYNLQLLRLNNCSRLRYLPEGMATMRNLSHLYLLGCHRLQRMPPKLSLLHNLHTLTTFIVGTEDGYGIDELKDLRQVGNRLELYNLRNVGSMSKANLHEKQNLSELLFFWGRGCTYMPTNAAVPNEIKVLQSLVPHPHSELRILEMHGYRGPTIAQWMRDPKMFQCLRELRISNCPRCMDFPVVWLSSSLEFLFLSHMYNLTTLCNSTHVGAAGHNTSPQIFPKLKRMELNDLPELATWAENSAGESRRMVMFPQLEELIIWRCHKLASLPESSVLKRLECRGDSANGVVPMSMPLRSWPSLVHLKIELLADVWIPLEDQQGCRKSQRPLGTLRSLELMNDDGFISVFNLSKLRHGLQNCLAFLEELSISSWSYIVCWPVEEFRCLPRLRSLRISDCRKLEGKGSSKEILQLPQLERLRIICCDSLLEIPKLPTSLEEMNIFWCPRLVALPSNLGNLPKLRKISVSSCRGLQALPDGMDRLTSLEVLVLSKCPGIKEFPQGLLQRLPALKSIGIDGCPDLQRHCREGGQYFGLVSSIPEKNIPTAELETKNPETRNFIKTCLHFAKL, encoded by the coding sequence ATGGCAGAATCGCTGCTTCTACCTGTGGTGAGCGGGGTGCTTGGCAAGGCTGCCAGCGCACTTGTCCAGAGTTTTGCTCGCATCTGCGGTGTTGACGACGATCGCTGCAAGTTGGAGCGCCAGCTGCTGACCGTGAAGTCCTTGCTGTCAGATGCTGAAGTGAAGAGTGAGACCAACCCTGCCATCAGGAGGTGGATGAAGGACCTCAAGGTTGTTGCCTACCATGCCGATGATGTCCTCGACGACTTCCATTATGAGGCGCTACGCCACAAGGCTCATGCTGGGGATTCCACCACGTGGAAGGTACTGAGGTACTTTACCTACCACAACCCGCATCTGTTCCGGTTTAAAATGAGCAGGAAACTCAAGAATGTGCTAGACAAGATTAATGATCTTGTTGCCGAGATGAACACGTTTGGTCTTGTGGAGCACACAGAGGTGCCAGAAGTTCTTTGTCGGCAGACACACTCAGGACTGGAGGAGCCTGCAGAGATCTTTGGCAGAGATGATGACAAGGATATGGTGGTCAAAGTGTTGCTCAACCAGCAAGCTCAGTTGAATGTGCAGGTGCTCCCCATCATAGGAATGGGAGGTTTGGGCAAGACCACTCTAGCCAAGTTGGTTTACAACGACTGCAGGATTCAGAAGTACTTTGAGTTAAAGATGTGGCATTGTGTGTCTGAAAACTTTAAACCCATTGCAGTTGTGAAATCTGTCATTGAACTAGCTACGAATGGCAGATGTGACCTGCCTGACACCATTGAACTGTTGCGAGGAAAATTGCAGGAAGTCATTGGCCGGAAAAGGTTCCTGCTGGCTCTGGACGATGTGTGGAATGAAGAGCGACACAGGTGGGAAGACGACCTTAAGCCACTATTGTGCTCATCTATTGGTGGGCCAGGAAGCGTGATAGTTATCACAAGTCGAAGCCATCGAGTGGCCTTTATAGCGGGCACCCTTCCACCCCATGAGTTAGAATGTTTGAGTGAAGTTGATTCGTGGAAATTGTTCTCAAAGAGAGCATTTAGTAAAGGAGTACAAGAGCAAGCACAACTCGTCACAATAGGAAGATACATTGTCAGAAGGTGCAAGGGACTGCCTCTTGCTCTAAAGACAATGGGTGGTTTGATGAGTTCAAAACAAGATGTCCAGGAATGGGAGGCCATGATAGAAAGCAATATGGGTGATAATATTAGAGGGAAAGATGAAATAATGTCCATACTAAAATTGAGCTATAGGCATTTGTCACCTGAAATGAAGCAATGTTTTGCCTTCTTTGCAGTTTTCCCTAAGGACTATGAGATAGAGAAGGATAAATTGATCCAAATGTGGATGGCAAACAATTTCATTCATGAAGAGGGAACCATGGATTTGTACCAGAAAGGTGAATTCATTTTCAATCATTTGATCTGGAGATCATTTATTCAAGAGGTAACATTAGTGGAGCGAATCCCTGATTCAGATGGCCCAACACGATATCTAATACGCAATGGATGTAAACTGCATGACTTGATGCATGACTTAGCAATATATGTCTCAGATGAATGTGCAACAGCAGATGGGTTAATTCAGCAGAAAGCATCAATAAATGATGTTCGCCACTTGAACATTTCTAGCGCTAATGACTTGGAACAAATCGGTGGTTTATTCAAAGGCACAACATCTCTCCGTACTTTGTTTATGCCATCGAATTCACGTCAGGGTTTGGTGGATACAAAACTGGTGTCGCTAAGAGTGTTGTGCTGTCCATGTGTCATCCATGACCAGCTGATGCAAACAACACATTTGCGATATCTCGATCTTTCCTGGTCAGGCATTGTTAGATTGCCAGATTCAGTATGTAAGTTGTATAACTTACAGTTGCTGAGGCTTAACAATTGCTCTAGGCTACGATATTTACCAGAAGGTATGGCAACTATGAGGAACCTTAGCCATCTTTATCTTTTGGGATGTCATAGATTGCAACGTATGCCTCCCAAACTTAGTCTCCTGCACAACCTTCACACTTTGACAACATTTATTGTGGGCACTGAAGATGGCTATGGAATTGATGAGCTCAAAGACCTGCGGCAGGTTGGCAACAGGTTGGAATTGTACAACTTGAGAAACGTAGGGAGTATGTCAAAGgccaatctccatgagaaacagAATCTAAGTGAACTGTTGTTCTTCTGGGGCCGTGGCTGTACTTACATGCCCACAAATGCTGCTGTCCCTAATGAGATAAAAGTACTGCAATCCCTTGTGCCACATCCACATAGTGAGCTTAGAATCTTGGAGATGCATGGGTACCGTGGCCCCACAATTGCACAATGGATGAGAGATCCTAAAATGTTCCAATGCCTAAGAGAACTCCGTATTTCCAATTGCCCGAGATGTATGGATTTCCCAGTAGTATGGTTATCATCCTCTCTTGAGTTTTTGTTTCTATCCCACATGTACAACCTGACCACATTATGCAATAGCACCCATGTGGGTGCTGCAGGACACAATACCTCTCCTCAAATTTTCCCAAAGTTAAAGAGGATGGAGTTAAATGATTTGCCGGAGTTGGCAACATGGGCAGAAAACAGTGCAGGAGAGTCTAGACGCATGGTGATGTTTCCCCAGCTCGAAGAGCTAATAATCTGGCGTTGCCATAAACTTGCAAGTCTTCCGGAGAGCTCAGTTCTCAAACGTCTAGAGTGTAGGGGTGACTCTGCAAACGGTGTTGTTCCTATGAGCATGCCTTTGCGCTCTTGGCCATCTCTTGTCCACTTGAAGATTGAGTTGCTAGCAGACGTGTGGATACCTCTGGAGGATCAGCAAGGCTGTAGGAAAAGCCAAAGACCTCTGGGCACACTGCGATCCTTGGAGCTAATGAATGATGACGGCTTCATTTCAGTTTTCAACTTGTCAAAACTGCGACATGGGCTTCAGAACTGCTTGGCCTTCCTGGAAGAATTGTCTATCTCATCATGGTCCTATATTGTCTGTTGGCCGGTGGAGGAGTTCCGATGCTTGCCTCGCCTTAGATCTCTGCGTATTTCGGATTGTAGGAAGCTGGAAGGGAAGGGCTCATCCAAGGAAATCCTTCAGCTGCCCCAGCTGGAAAGGTTAAGGATAATATGTTGTGACAGCTTGCTCGAGATTCCAAAGTTGCCCACGTCCCTTGAGGAAATGAATATCTTTTGGTGTCCACGGTTGGTGGCGCTGCCTTCAAACCTCGGAAATCTGCCAAAGCTGAGGAAAATATCTGTAAGCTCCTGCCGTGGGCTACAAGCACTGCCTGATGGGATGGACAGACTCACTTCCCTTGAGGTACTGGTGCTTAGTAAGTGTCCAGGCATAAAGGAATTTCCGCAGGGTCTCCTCCAGCGGCTCCCAGCCCTCAAATCCATAGGCATAGATGGCTGTCCCGACCTGCAAAGACATTGCAGAGAAGGGGGACAGTATTTTGGCTTGGTCTCTTCTATTCCAGAGAAAAACATTCCCACAGCAGAACTTGAAACAAAGAACCCTGAAACTAGGAACTTCATAAAAACGTGCCTCCACTTCGCGAAACTATGA
- the LOC112897996 gene encoding LOW QUALITY PROTEIN: putative disease resistance protein RGA3 (The sequence of the model RefSeq protein was modified relative to this genomic sequence to represent the inferred CDS: inserted 1 base in 1 codon), translated as MAESLLLGVVRGVVGKTADALVQSVTRMWGVDEDCGRLERHLVYVQSLLADAEAKSETNHAVRAWMKELKAAAYQADDVLDDFQYEALLREVLSGRSLASKVLSNFTSKNKLVFRHKASRDLKNVLGKIDELVTEMRKFDLVVRVEAPTQALYRQTHSALHESKDIFGREDDKEVVVKLLLNQQDQQDVQVLPIIGMGGVGKTTLAKMVYNNHRIQKHFELLMWHCVSENFEAIPLVRXIIELAINSRCDLPDTIELLQRRLQEAIGRKRFLLILDDVWNEDQRKWEDDLKPLMCSCIGGSGSMIVVTSRSRQVASIMGTLPPHELVCLSEDDSWELFSKKAFSDGVQEQADLVTIGRRIVSKCKGLPLALKTMGGLMSSKHQVQEWEAIADCNISDTNRGKDEVLPILKLSYKHLSPEMKQCFAFCAVFPKDYEMEKDVLIQLWMANGYIHEEGNMDVAKKVIMALESRSSETYVIGWSCTT; from the exons ATGGCTGAGTCGCTGCTTCTCGGAGTGGTGCGTGGCGTCGTCGGCAAGACGGCCGACGCGCTCGTGCAGAGCGTCACCCGCATGTGGGGCGTCGACGAGGACTGTGGCCGGCTCGAGCGCCACCTGGTGTACGTGCAGTCCCTGCTGGCTGACGCCGAGGCGAAGAGCGAGACCAACCACGCCGTCCGGGCGTGGATGAAGGAGCTCAAGGCCGCTGCCTACCAGGCCGACGACGTCCTCGACGACTTCCAGTATGAGGCGCTGCTCCGCGAGGTTCTGAGCGGCCGGTCCTTGGCAAGCAAGGTACTGAGCAACTTCACCTCAAAGAATAAACTTGTGTTTCGTCATAAGGCGAGCAGGGACCTCAAGAACGTGCTCGGAAAGATTGACGAGCTGGTGACCGAGATGCGGAAGTTTGACTTGGTGGTGCGGGTGGAGGCGCCAACACAAGCTCTTTATCGGCAGACACACTCAGCGCTGCACGAATCCAAGGATATATTTGGCAGAGAGGATGATAAGGAAGTTGTGGTGAAGCTGTTGCTGAACCAACAAGATCAACAGGATGTGCAAGTGTTGCCCATCATTGGAATGGGGGGTGTGGGAAAGACCACACTAGCCAAGATGGTGTACAACAACCATAGAATTCAGAAGCATTTTGAGTTGCTGATGTGGCACTGTGTGTCGGAAAATTTTGAAGCTATTCCTCTTGTGA CTATAATTGAGTTAGCTATAAATAGCAGATGTGATCTGCCTGACACCATTGAGCTGCTGCAACGGCGACTGCAGGAAGCTATTGGCCGTAAAAGGTTCCTACTCATTCTCGATGATGTGTGGAATGAAGACCAACGCAAGTGGGAGGATGACCTGAAGCCGCTAATGTGTTCTTGTATTGGTGGATCAGGAAGCATGATAGTTGTCACAAGTCGAAGCAGACAAGTGGCATCGATAATGGGCACCCTTCCACCCCATGAGTTAGTGTGCCTGAGTGAAGATGATTCATGGGAACTGTTCTCAAAAAAAGCCTTTAGTGATGGAGTGCAAGAACAAGCAGATTTAGTCACGATTGGCAGACGAATCGTTAGCAAGTGCAAGGGACTGCCTCTTGCACTGAAGACAATGGGTGGCCTGATGAGTTCAAAACATCAAGTCCAGGAGTGGGAAGCCATTGCAGATTGCAATATTAGTGATACCAATAGAGGCAAAGATGAAGTATTGCCCATACTCAAACTGAGCTACAAACACTTGTCACCTGAGATGAAGCAATGCTTTGCCTTCTGTGCAGTTTTTCCGAAGGACTATGAGATGGAGAAGGACGTGTTGATCCAACTATGGATGGCAAACGGTTATATTCATGAAGAGGGAAATATGGATGTGGCAAAGAAAG TGATTATGGCTTTGGAATCGAGGAGCTCAGAGACCTACGTCATAGGTTGGAGCTGTACAACTTGA
- the LOC112897995 gene encoding uncharacterized protein LOC112897995, with product MENAAARKEWRAVPDAPLRSNGAEDAADHGKLSQSEDRAIYEEGAGGLDDFCAITIDGSGGLSEDLLQQRLQSVMRQREELQQVEIELRAQAIAHPQIIEAQQSFQAAAKEHAAAAAKLKDQLHEREQYILELEMKLNDKDRELNALKIDHQTVWANQDLLREQTKELATVRRERDNSEAERAQHLKQIHDLQEHLREKESQFIALEEQHRVAQENILYKDEQLREAHAWVAQVRDMDVLQSQSLQVELRERMEQFNQYWISSQQQYAEMQRGYLHAIQQLQLELTEARERSGAQKDGPPVSREGSAESSFVQSIANSVASNGSATADGNQQLKNNGNADVSVKGNNASAVPIPSSLLGIGGYAPPAHITGLQSYMIHQGIPQPLASPNSGVPQFGSFQSQSTIQPNLHWANQQEVQNVSQPQDETNFQPSQSDQTSLQPGANSTDELSSKPSKTSHPDHLNAHGKQQQSPASVPAESTHELTKTSQVVEQNVAEHVVYDEQQKAFKEQDSPSNVNSRTGMVEHQEKKTESKDERAATDKQPEPVPRQQHKPSNFSASATQIHFKNNAAEFNPNVVNQVDTVKSVAGGFGSQLPRIPKEPALLDERSLLACIVRAVPAGPEGGIRISTTLPNRLGKMLAPLHWHDYKKQYGKLDDFVASHPELFVIEGDFIHLREGAQQIISATTAAAKIAAATASSVPYSSLLPSVAVTPVAQSTRQKRGPAVDSRSSAIPSGNGFTDQFNLIQGVSDVTISGKVRNTQENGFSDEVQTGQPSMHTAAVNGVRHDKGASNIRHGYGGKQQGRSTGAAYISRR from the exons ATGGAGAACGCGGCGGCGCGCAAGGAGTGGCGCGCCGTCCCCGACGCTCCGCTCCGCTCCAATGGCGCCGAG GACGCCGCGGACCACGGGAAGCTGAGCCAGTCGGAGGACCGAGCCATCTACGAG GAAGGGGCGGGGGGACTGGACGACTTCTGCGCCATCACCATCGACGGGAGCGGGGGCCTCAGCGAGGACCTCCTGCAGCAGCGCCTGCAGAGCGTCATGCGccagcgggaggagctgcagcaGGTCGAGATCGAGCTGCGCGCACAGGCCATCGCGCACCCGCAGATCATCGAGGCGCAGCAGAGCTTCCAGGCAGCCGCCAAGGAGCATGCTGCGGCCGCGGCAAAGCTCAAG GATCAACTGCATGAGCGGGAGCAGTACATTCTGGAGCTAGAAATGAAACTCAATGACAAGGATAGAGAATTGAATGCTTTGAAGATTGATCATCAAACG GTGTGGGCAAATCAAGATCTTCTTAGAGAACAGACCAAAGAACTGGCAACTGTCAG AAGGGAACGTGACAACTCTGAAGCTGAAAGAGCCCAACATCTtaaacaaattcatgatctccAAGAACATCTGCGAGAAAAAGAAAGCCAGTTCATTGCATTGGAGGAACAG CATAGGGTTGCTCAAGAGAACATTCTTTACAAAGACGAGCAGTTGAGAGAAGCCCATGCTTGGGTTGCCCAAGTTCGAGATATGGATGTTTTGCAGTCTCAATCCCTACAAGTTGAGTTACGTGAGCGCATGGAGCAATTTAATCAATATTGGATTAGTTCCCAGCAGCAG TATGCTGAAATGCAGCGGGGATATTTGCATGCAATACAACAACTTCAACTAGAATTAACTGAGGCAAGGGAACGTTCTGGTGCACAAAAAGATGGTCCGCCAGTTTCTCGGGAGGGGTCAGCTGAATCATCATTTGTTCAAAGCATAGCGAACAGCGTGGCTTCAAATGGTAGTGCAACAGCAGACGGCAACCAGCAATTGAAAAATAATGGAAATGCGGATGTCTCTGTAAAG GGAAATAATGCCTCTGCTGTACCCATTCCGTCTTCTCTATTGGGCATAGGTGGTTACGCTCCACCTGCGCATATTACTGGGTTGCAATCTTATATGATTCATCAAGGCATTCCTCAACCTTTAGCTTCACCCAACTCTGGTGTTCCTCAATTTGGCAGTTTTCAGTCACAATCTACAATTCAACCAAACCTACATTGGGCGAATCAGCAG GAAGTACAAAATGTctcacaaccacaagatgaaaCAAACTTTCAACCATCCCAATCAGACCAGACTTCATTACAGCCAGGTGCTAATAGTACTGATGAGCTGTCCTCTAAGCCAAGTAAGACTAGCCATCCAGATCATCTAAATGCCCATGGGAAACAACAGCAGAGTCCTGCTAGTGTGCCTGCTGAATCAACTCATGAACTTACG AAAACATCACAGGTTGTGGAACAGAATGTAGCTGAACATGTAGTCTATGATGAGCAGCAAAAGGCCTTCAAAGAACAGGATTCACCATCAAATGTGAACAGCCGTACTGGAATGGTTGAACATCAAGAGAAAAAGACTGAATCAAAG GATGAAAGAGCTGCAACTGACAAGCAACCTGAGCCTGTACCTAGGCAGCAGCATAAACCTTCAAATTTTTCTGCATCAGCTACCCAGATTCACTTCAAAAATAATGCAGCAGAGTTCAATCCTAATGTTGTAAATCAGGTTGACACAGTGAAATCAGTTGCGGGTGGTTTTGGTTCACAGTTACCTCGTATACCAAAGGAGCCTGCTCTCCTAGATGAGAGATCTCTATTGGCTTGCATCGTACGTGCAGTTCCTGCAGGACCTGAGGGTGGAATCAGAATTAGTACAACT CTGCCAAATAGGCTTGGAAAAATGTTGGCTCCACTTCACTGGCATGACTATAAGAAGCAATATGGGAAGCTGGATGATTTTGTGGCTAGTCATCCAGAG CTCTTTGTGATTGAGGGAGACTTCATTCACCTTCGTGAAGGAGCACAACAGATCATCTCTGCTACTACAGCTGCTGCAAAAATTGCTGCTGCTACGGCATCTTCTGTCCCATACTCATCATTGTTACCTTCTGTTGCTGTTACTCCTGTGGCacaaagcactcggcaaaagaGAGGACCTGCAGTTGATTCCAGATCAAGTGCAATTCCTTCCGGAAATGGATTCACAGATCAATTTAACCTCATTCAGGGGGTCAGCGATGTAACAATATCAGGCAAAGTAAGAAACACCCAAGAAAATGGGTTCTCAGATGAAGTTCAAACTGGGCAGCCATCCATGCACACAGCTGCTGTGAATGGAGTAAGACATGACAAAGGTGCTAGTAATATCAGACATGGTTATGGCGGAAAGCAACAGGGGAG GTCGACTGGTGCTGCATACATTTCCAGAAGATGA